The Nitrospirota bacterium genome window below encodes:
- a CDS encoding sodium:solute symporter family protein: MTTIHLAWVDWLVIAIYFAFIIAIGFYLKRFTKTGDDFFLAGRKNSAWVAGLAFLSANLGALEILGWTGATVKYGMFVAHFYWIGAVPAMLFLGLYMMPFYYSSKIHSIPGYLKLRFDEKTRVLNALSFAVMTVLMSGINMYLMALVFQIFLGWNFDACLWISAITVACYITMGGLLSAIFTETIQFFLIWFGLFLVAILGIVETRGELLTTVPEAMRSLWATSADPSMNPMGVTWLGIAVGLGFVLSFGYWTTDFLIVQRAFSAKDLRTAQMCPVIASFFKMALPMIVVGAGLVAWKLGQSGQLTLLTNAAGDPNYDSALPLLLARYYPHGLMGLGITALMAGFMAGQAGNISALNTVWTYDIYRAVLNRNASDQHLLWMGRVATLVGIVLSIGAAYWARQFPTIMDYIQAIFSWVNAPLFATMLLGMFWKRTTSAGAFYGLLAGMGASFLMFLGLKFGWFSGQWLTFSTHASDMSNNLWRAFWAWIICFTATIAISAVTKPKPDAELEGLVKALTKTVRVGETPLLSRPGFWAVISCVILVVLNVWFW; the protein is encoded by the coding sequence GTGACCACGATTCATTTGGCCTGGGTCGATTGGCTCGTCATTGCCATCTACTTCGCGTTCATCATCGCCATCGGGTTCTACCTCAAGCGATTTACGAAAACGGGGGACGACTTCTTCCTCGCCGGGCGAAAGAACAGCGCATGGGTCGCGGGACTCGCCTTCCTTTCGGCCAACCTCGGCGCGCTCGAAATCCTCGGATGGACCGGCGCCACGGTGAAGTACGGCATGTTCGTGGCCCACTTCTACTGGATCGGCGCGGTCCCCGCGATGCTTTTCCTCGGCCTCTATATGATGCCGTTTTACTACAGCAGCAAGATCCACTCGATCCCCGGATACCTCAAACTGAGATTCGACGAGAAAACGCGGGTCCTGAACGCACTGTCCTTCGCCGTGATGACGGTCCTCATGAGCGGGATCAACATGTATCTCATGGCGCTCGTCTTTCAGATTTTCCTCGGATGGAACTTCGACGCCTGTCTGTGGATCTCCGCCATTACCGTGGCCTGTTACATCACGATGGGGGGGCTGCTCTCCGCGATTTTCACCGAGACGATCCAATTCTTCCTCATCTGGTTCGGGCTGTTTCTGGTCGCCATCCTCGGCATCGTGGAAACTCGCGGCGAACTGCTGACCACCGTGCCCGAGGCCATGCGCTCGCTGTGGGCCACCTCCGCCGATCCTTCGATGAATCCCATGGGGGTGACCTGGCTCGGCATCGCCGTCGGCCTTGGATTCGTCCTCTCGTTCGGCTACTGGACGACCGACTTTCTCATCGTCCAGCGGGCTTTTTCCGCGAAGGACCTCCGAACCGCGCAGATGTGCCCCGTGATAGCGTCCTTCTTCAAGATGGCGCTCCCGATGATCGTCGTCGGGGCCGGGCTGGTCGCCTGGAAACTGGGGCAATCGGGACAACTCACGCTCTTGACCAATGCCGCCGGCGATCCCAATTACGACTCCGCCCTGCCCCTGCTCCTTGCGCGATACTATCCGCACGGCCTGATGGGCCTCGGCATCACGGCGCTCATGGCCGGATTCATGGCGGGCCAGGCCGGCAACATCAGCGCCCTTAACACGGTATGGACGTACGACATTTACCGGGCCGTGCTCAATCGCAACGCCTCGGACCAGCATCTCCTGTGGATGGGGCGCGTGGCCACGCTCGTGGGAATCGTGCTCAGCATCGGGGCGGCCTACTGGGCACGACAGTTTCCGACGATCATGGACTACATCCAGGCGATCTTTTCGTGGGTGAACGCTCCGCTCTTCGCCACGATGCTCCTCGGAATGTTCTGGAAGCGGACCACCTCCGCGGGAGCGTTCTACGGATTGCTGGCAGGGATGGGGGCTTCGTTCCTCATGTTTCTCGGTCTCAAGTTCGGCTGGTTCTCGGGCCAATGGCTGACCTTTTCCACGCACGCGAGCGATATGAGCAATAATCTTTGGAGGGCGTTCTGGGCGTGGATCATCTGTTTCACGGCCACCATCGCCATCAGCGCCGTCACGAAACCAAAGCCGGACGCCGAATTGGAAGGGCTCGTGAAGGCCCTGACGAAAACCGTCCGCGTAGGGGAGACGCCGCTTCTTTCCCGGCCCGGATTCTGGGCCGTTATTTCATGCGTGATCCTCGTCGTACTGAACGTGTGGTTCTGGTGA